A genomic stretch from Microcebus murinus isolate Inina chromosome 19, M.murinus_Inina_mat1.0, whole genome shotgun sequence includes:
- the LOC105859569 gene encoding olfactory receptor 1F1-like yields the protein MKGTNQSGVSEFLLLGLSSEPKQQQLLFMLFLSMYLATVLGNLLLILAVSTDSRLHTPMYFFLGNLSFVDVCFSSTTTPKMLANHVLGIQTISFSGCLTQLYFLIVFAHMDNFLLAVMAYDRFVAVCHPLHYMTKMTHQLCVLLVAGSWVVANLSALLHTLLMAGLSFCADNTIPHFFCDVTPLLKLSCSDTHLNEMMILTEGGLVTVTPLVCILASYMHITCAVLRAPTTKGRWKAFSTCGSHLAVVFLFYGTIIAIYLNPSSSHSAEKDTAATVLYTVVTPMLNPFIYSLRNRDLKRALGKVFGRKACLYRC from the coding sequence ATGAAAGGTACAAACCAGTCTGGTGTCTCCGAGTTCCTCCTGCTGGGACTCTCCTCGGAGCCCAAGCAGCAGCAGCTCCTCTTCATGCTCTTCCTGAGCATGTACTTGGCCACGGTCCTGGGAAACCTGCTGCTCATCCTGGCTGTCAGCACTGACTCCCGCctgcacacccccatgtacttcttcctcggCAACCTGTCCTTCGTGGACGTCTGCTTCTCCTCCACTACCACCCCCAAGATGCTGGCCAATCACGTGCTTGGGATCCAGACCATCTCCTTCTCTGGCTGCCTCACACAGTTATATTTTCTCATCGTGTTTGCCCACATGGACAATTTCCTCCTGGCtgtgatggcctatgaccgctttGTGGCCGTGTGCCACCCCTTACATTACATGACAAAGATGACCCATCAGCTCTGTGTCCTGCTGGTCGCTGGGTCGTGGGTCGTGGCCAACCTGAGTGCTTTGTTGCACACCCTGCTGATGGCTGGACTCTCATTCTGTGCAGACAACACCATCCCCCACTTCTTCTGTGATGTGACTCCTCTTCTAAAACTCTCCTGCTCAGACACTCACCTCAATGAGATGATGATTCTCACTGAGGGCGGCCTGGTCACTGTCACCCCACTTGTTTGCATCTTGGCTTCCTATATGCACATCACCTGTGCTGTCCTGAGAGCTCCAACCACAAAGGGAAGATGgaaagccttctccacctgtggCTCCCACCTGGCTGTCGTGTTCCTCTTCTATGGCACCAtcattgctatttatttaaaCCCCTCGTCCTCTCACTCAGCTGAGAAAGACACCGCAGCTACCGTGTTGTATACAGTGGTGACCCCCATGCTAAACCCTTTCATCTACAGCCTAAGGAACAGGGATTTGAAAAGGGCTCTGGGAAAGGTGTTTGGCAGAAAGGCATGCTTATACAGGTGTTAA
- the LOC105859572 gene encoding olfactory receptor 1F1-like, which yields MRGTNQSSVSEFLLLGLSRQPQQQQLLFLVFLSMYLATVLGNLLLILAVSTDSRLHTPMYFFLGNLSFVDVCFSSTTTPKMLANHVLESQTISFSGCLTQMYFISTLAGLDNFLLAVMAYDRFVAVCHPLHYMTKMTHQLCVLLVAGSWGVATLNALLHTLLMARLSFCADNTIPHFFCDVTPLLRLSCSNTHLNEMMILTEGSMVTVTPLVCILASYMHITCAVLRAPTTKGRWKAFSTCGSHLAVVFLFYGTIIAVYFNPSSSHKAEKDTAAAVMYTVVTPMLNPFIYSLRNRDLKRALGKAFARVTCSY from the coding sequence ATGAGAGGCACAAACCAGTCGAGTGTTTCCGagttcctcctcctgggactctccaggcagccccagcagcagcagctcctctTCCTTGTCTTCCTGAGCATGTACCTGGCCACGGTCCTGGGAAACCTGCTGCTCATCCTGGCGGTCAGCACCGACTCCCGCctgcacacccccatgtacttcttcctcggCAACCTGTCCTTCGTGGACGTCTGcttctcctccaccaccacccccaagaTGCTGGCCAATCACGTGCTTGAGAGCCAGACCATCTCCTTCTCTGGCTGCCTCACACAGATGTATTTTATCAGTACACTTGCAGGCTTGGATAATTTCCTCCTGGCtgtgatggcctatgaccgctttGTGGCCGTGTGCCACCCCTTACATTATATGACAAAGATGACCCATCAGCTCTGTGTCCTGCTGGTCGCTGGGTCGTGGGGTGTGGCCACCCTGAATGCTCTGTTGCACACCCTGCTGATGGCTCGACTCTCATTCTGTGCAGACAACACCATCCCCCACTTCTTCTGTGATGTGACTCCTCTCTTGAGACTCTCTTGCTCCAACACACACCTTAATGAGATGATGATTCTTACTGAGGGCTCCATGGTCACTGTCACCCCACTTGTTTGCATCCTGGCTTCCTATATGCATATCACCTGTGCTGTCCTGAGAGCTCCAACCACAAAGGGAAGATGgaaagccttctccacctgtggCTCCCACCTGGCTGTCGTGTTCCTCTTCTATGGCACCATCATTGCTGTGTATTTCAACCCCTCATCCTCTCACAAGGCTGAGAAAGACACCGCAGCTGCTGTGATGTATACAGTGGTGACGCCCATGCTAAACCCTTtcatctacagcctgaggaacagGGATTTGAAAAGGGCTTTGGGAAAGGCGTTTGCCAGGGTGACATGCTCTTACTGA
- the LOC105859568 gene encoding olfactory receptor 1F1-like, whose amino-acid sequence MRGTNQSSVSEFLLLGLSRQPQQQQLLFVLFLSMYLATVLGNLLLILAVSTDSRLHTPMYFFLGNLSFVDVCFSSTTTPKMLANHVLGIQTISFSGCLTQMYFISAFSGLDNFLLAVMAYDRFVAVCHPLHYMTKMTHQLCVLLVAGSWGVASLHALLHTLLMAGLSFCADNTIPHFFCDVTPLLKLSCSETHLNEMMILTEGPLFIVTPLVCILASYVHITCAVLRAPTTKGRWKAFSTCGSHLAVVFLFYGTIIAVYFKPSSSHSAEKDTAATVLYTVVTPMLNPFIYSLRNRDLKRALGKAFGRKTCPYW is encoded by the coding sequence ATGAGAGGCACAAACCAGTCGAGTGTCTCCGagttcctcctcctgggactctccaggcagccccagcagcagcagctcctctTCGTGCTCTTCCTGAGCATGTACCTGGCCACGGTCCTGGGAAACCTGCTGCTCATCCTGGCGGTCAGCACCGACTCCCGCctgcacacccccatgtacttcttcctcggCAACCTGTCCTTCGTGGACGTCTGcttctcctccaccaccacccccaagaTGCTGGCCAATCACGTGCTTGGGATCCAGACCATCTCCTTCTCTGGCTGCCTCACACAGATGTATTTTATCAGTGCATTTTCAGGCTTGGATAATTTCCTCCTGGCtgtgatggcctatgaccgctttGTGGCCGTGTGCCACCCCTTACATTACATGACAAAGATGACCCATCAGCTCTGTGTCCTGCTGGTGGCTGGGTCCTGGGGCGTGGCCAGCCTGCATGCTCTGTTGCACACCCTGCTAATGGCTGGACTCTCATTCTGTGCAGACAACACCATCCCCCACTTCTTCTGTGATGTGACTCCTCTCCTGAAACTCTCCTGCTCAGAAACCCACCTCAATGAGATGATGATTCTAACTGAGGGCCCCCTTTTCATTGTCACCCCACTTGTTTGCATCCTGGCTTCCTATGTGCACATCACCTGTGCTGTCCTGAGAGCTCCTACCACAAAGGGAAGATGgaaagccttctccacctgtggCTCCCACCTGGCTGTCGTGTTCCTCTTCTATGGCACCATCATTGCTGTGTATTTCAAGCCCTCGTCCTCTCACTCAGCTGAGAAAGACACCGCAGCTACAGTGCTGTATACAGTGGTGACCCCCATGCTAAATCCTTTCATCTACAGTCTGAGGAACAGGGATTTGAAAAGAGCTCTGGGAAAGGCGTTTGGCAGGAAGACATGTCCCTACTGGTGA